The Homo sapiens chromosome 8 genomic scaffold, GRCh38.p14 alternate locus group ALT_REF_LOCI_1 HSCHR8_3_CTG7 DNA window GACCACCACAGCTCCCGGGTCAGCGGCCCGCCAGGTTGCCGTGGCTCCATGCCCACCTCCTCTGCAGGCAAGGGCGACCCAGAGTCTGGCTGGCAAGGGCAGGCCTCGCTCCGCCGCCCCTCGATGCTCCTCTTCATCACCTTGAGCTCGCTGGGGTGAGGTGTGGCCCGGCGCTGTAGGCCCTGTTGTAGGGACAAGGATGAGCAGCAGCCACAGGGCAGGGGTCAGGCAGAGGTTCGCCCCCCAGATCCTCACCCTCATACCCGCTTCTCAGCTGCAGCTTCCTCAGCGTCCTCATCACCTATGGGGGCCTCCAGGAACTGGATGACGCTGACGCGGCTCGGCGGGGCATCGCTCCAGGTCTCCGAGAGGCTCCCCTGCTGCCCAGCATCCTCTGCAGCAGGTGAGCGTCAGGACCCAGGCTAGTCCCCAAACCCTGCCTGAGAGCCACCCCGCGCTAAGCACCGGTTGCCAACAACCTACCGAGGCTGGGTGGGGGCTGCTGGGGCAGCAAGTAGCAGGTGAGCACCTTCTCGCCGGTCCGGGCATCATCCTCCGTCTGGAACCGGAGCATGGGCTGCGCCTGGTTCTCTGCCAGCCACAGGGCCTTGAGATTGAGGTGGGTGAGCGCGAACGGCAGACTCTGCAGGCTGCGGGCCGGGCGGGCACAGTCAGCAGGCGTTGGGGCCACGGTTAGGCCCGCAGGGCAAGGCTGGCACTCACCGGTTCCCCGCCACGTCCAGCACGTGCAGCTCTGTCGTGTGGGCCAGCTCTGGTGGCAGGACGGCCAGGCGGTTGTCCCTCAAGGAGAGGACGCTGAGTGCCACACAGCCCCCGATCTCGGGCGGCAGCGCCTCGAGGTGGTTCCGGTCCACGTTGAGGTTGGTCAGCTTAGTCAGCTTTCCCAGGGAGCGGGGCAGGGCCTGGCCAAGAAGAGGAGGTCAGAGGACGCTAGGGGCTTgctgggggtgggaaggagaTGACAGCCCCTGGCAGGAGGGCACAGACACCCCAGGCCAGCTCCAGCCAGGGTCCCTCACAGCCCCTGGAGACCGGGACAAGGACCTGACCACAGAAGCTGTCTCCACCCCACTTCGTGCCCTCTGCTCCCCAAGCTCTGCCCACTGCCCTCAGCCTTCAGTCCCCACCACCAAAACACCCCACCAGGTCATCCCTGACCCTCTCCCATGGGTGCCCTGGACTGACCTGCGAGGCTGCGCCCTGTGAGCCTGTCTGGTGCCCCACTGGTCTGCCCTGTCATCCCTAGGGCTCCCCAGGCCCCCAGTTCCAGCCTGCCTGCTCAGGGCCAGCCCCTTCCCAGGGCCCTGAACCCCAGAGTCCCTTTCTCCATCTCCCCAGTGAGGAACCCCCCCGGAAACTCCCATGAACACCCTCCCCACAGCTAGCTCCTGTTTCCCAGCCTGGGGATGGGGATAGCAACACCACCGTCCCGAACCGTGGCCTGGTGCCTCAGCTTGCCCTGCTTTGTGAGGGGCAGGCAGACGCCCCTGGGGAGCAGCCTGCTCTCCATCTGTCTTCCCTACAGACAAATAAGTTCCCATTCCTGCCTCTTCTGTAACCGCTCCCCAGTGTTACAACATACAGCGATAAACACGAGACCTAGATTCTTCACGGTAAACGGCAAAGGCCCCTGCCCTGGCCTCACTGCCCCGCCTCACCTCCGGCCAGCATGCTCCCCCTCTGACAAGAGAAGAGCCCTTCCTGAGTGGCTCCACGTCAGGCTGCCACCAGCACCCCCCAGCAGCAGACACAGGCTGATGCCCTGTCCTTGTTCTGCACCCCCGACGGCCCCATCCTTTCTGCCTCCCAAGCCAGACCCTACCATCAGCAGGTTCTCCGTGAGGATCAGCTCAGAGAGGTTCTCACAGTCCCCGATGGCCTCGGTCACCTCGCACAGCCGATTCTGGTCTACCTTTAGGATGGATAGCTGCTTCAGCTGACCTGGCGTCGGGGAGACAGGGGGACAAGGCTGAGCATGGTCCCCAGACGTGCCTTACCCACCTGGCCAGAAGCGCCCTCAAGGCAGACAGCAAGGCCCCCAGCCCCTTCTGCCGCCGCCGTACTTCGGGAGGACCCTACCTACCTTGCCCCACAAGCCTGACCCAACCTCCTTCAAGAAAACACCAGGCCCCAGTGGCACTGCCACCCTTCCGCCCTCACAGACTCCACCGCCCCCTCCAGCACCACCAGctgcctcctcagccttctgggctGCCCCAGGgtcccacctcccctccccagggaCAGCTCCCAGAGCCTGGGCACACTCAGGATCCTCCCCTGTGTTCCACACCACACACAGCCCCGACGCCCCACGCTCCTCCCAGGGCCAGGCTCCGTGTGCCCCACCCAGGCACCCCCAGGCACACTAACCGATGCCGTCGGGCAGCCTCCGCAGCAGGTTCTGGGACAGCAGCAGGTCAGTGAGCAGCACCAGCCCGCCGAGCTCAGCAGGCAGCTCCTCCAGCCGGTTTTCCGACACGTCCAGGCACACCAGGCGCCGCAGGTTCCCGAGCTCCTGCAGGTGGGCAGAGAGTCAGAGCGCGGATGGGCACGAAGCAGGGGGCCAGCCCCACCCTGACTCACCGGGGGCAGTGCTGACAGCTGGTTCCGGTCAAGCCACAGCTCCCGAAGATTGGGCAGAGCCCCCAGAGTGTCTGGCTGCaagaaggaacagagaaaataGTGACTATGAGGCAAAGCCTCCTGCTGCGCCGTGCTCAAGAGACTATacgcccccacacccagctcccACCCGCCTGCCCTCCCGAGGTGCCCCTTGCTGTCGGATCTGCTCGCTGTCCCCTTCTTTGCCCTTGCTTCCGTGGCCCGCCCTCCGGTCTCTGCCCTGTCAGGCCTCCACGCACCAGCACTTCCAGATCGTTGCCTCCCAGATCCAGCTGTTCCAGCTTGACCAGAAATGACAGGGACCTGCAGAGGAAGCAGGGTGGAGGTGTGGCCACGCAGCCCTGGTCCCTGGGCTGTGGCCCTGCCCTGGCTGTTAGGAGAATGCCTGTCACACTCACGCTGGCAGGGACTTGAGCAGGTTCTCCCGGAGCTCCAGGGTCACCAGGTTGGCGAGGCTGAAAGAGAGACCAGGCGCTGGGGCAAGAGGAAGGAAAGCAGtggcagcaggggcagggccaATCCtggtcccccaccccaccctagtTCCACCTGAGAAGGCACTCACTTGCCCACGTCCCCGGGCAGTGCCTGCAGAGACACATCATTCAGGGCCAGGTGAGCCAGGCTGCGCAGCTGAGTGAAGCCATCAGGGAGCCTGGATGGGAGGAAGCAGAGGCCCTCGGATGACCAGTCCAGGGCTGTGGGACCCATAGCCCCTACCGACCCCACCACAGGCTGCCACCCACCTGGAGAGGGGGTTCCCGCTGAAGTCCGCGATCTCCAGAGCCTTGCAGAACTTGATGCTCTCCGGGATCTCAGGGATATCTGTCACAGAGGGTCACAGTGGACAGATGCCATGGCCTGCAGGCCGTCTGCAGCCCCAGCGGACACTCCCCAGACcccacccagcccctgcccaggcTCCCCACCGTTCCGGGACACGTCCAGCTCCACCAGCTGCATGAAGTTGGCCACCTCGGGAGGCAACCGCTGGATCTCGTTGTCGCTCAGGCCCAGCTTGCGCAAGTTCAGCAGCCGGAAAAAAGGCTGTGGGCAGGGAGGACACGGACTCTGTGGCAGAGACCACTGCAGAGCAGAGAAGAGCTCCTGGACACGTGAGTGTCACAAGTCAAGAGTCCCTAGGCCTCTGTCTGCTCCAGGTCACACCGGGTCCTGGGGTCTAACCACGACACCCCATttgcaaaaaaaggaaagaaacacacGGTACACACGCCCACTGTGGCTGCCTCCCTCTACTCTTCACACCAGCCTCCACTCTGAGAAGACACCTGCTGGCGACCAGACAAAGCCCCAATCCCCTACCCTGTGTCTTACCTCAGGGCCCACCCAGCCCCTGAACCACTTCTGCCACCCTCCAGGGGCCCACACTGGCCTCTGCTACTGCATCCTGACAACAAGCCTGGCCTGGTTCTGCAGCAAGAACTCAGTAAACGCTCCCCACAATAACACAGTACCACAGGCACAGTGCTACGCGCGAGGCCTGCAGGTGGCCACAGAGGACCGAGCTGTCACTGCCACGGCCAGAACAGGGTCACATTCTTTGGGACACCCAACCCCTAGGTACTGATCACCCAGCACCCCATCTCcagaaaagaaatactttttaatcTGCTTTCTCCAGCCTCCTTTCTTGTAGCAGCCTTAGGAGAGCACCTGACCACGAGAAGCAAGGGTAAAGAAAGGGGGACAGCGAACAGATCCGAGAGCAAAGAGTACATCAAGAGGGCTCCCCCACTCACCCCTGCACCCAGCAAAAAAGGAGAGGAGGTCTGGACCCACCTCCAGAGCGGCCCAAGAAGCTAGTACTCATCAGCCACCTGAATCCAAGTTCCACCCTAACCCCATCCACCTCCCTGAATCCCCACGGGTTTCACTCTGAGGCTCCGCCTCCAGGCTCGGTGACAATCGCTATCCCCAGGCAAGCACCTGATGACCGCTGCCACCTGCGCCAGCCAGGGCGGCTGGAAGAGAAGGGTGgggctggctggggtggggacCTGGCCAGTGCAAACCAGCAGGGCCGGCTGGAGGCTGCGGTGACTCGCCCGGGCAGATTCTGCCGCCGGAGGAATCACGGGCTGGGGGCGCGCCTTTGGGCGGCAGGTGCGGGCGGCCGCTCACCTTGGGCAGCTCGCGCAGCTGGTTGGCGTCGAGCAGCAGCTCCTCCAGGCTGCGGCTGTAGCGGTAGATCTCCTCCGGCACGGCCTGCAGCGAACAGTGCCGCTTGTCCACCGACTCCACGTGCCGGTTGCAGCGCCACAGCGGGATGCACTTGAGCATGGTGCGGGTGGGCGGCGCGGGCTCCGGCGGCGGCGCTCGGCGGGCTCGGGGCCGGGGGGCGGGGCTCAGTCCGCATGGGCGCCGCGCATGGGGAGGGGGCGCAGGCAGGGGGCGGGCCGCCCGAGACTGGACGGGGACGCGGCCGCGGCCGGCGCTGGGCCCGGCCCGCGCTCGGAACGCTCGGACTGCGGGCCTGGGCAGGGGGCGCGGCCCGGCGGGTCTCAGACTCTTAGGAAGCGCGgggagcggcggcggcggcggctccgcATCCCGCTTGGTCCTGCTCAGCTCGTCCCGCCCGCTCGTCCGCCCGCTGTGCCGCACCGGAACCGCCGCTGCCCGCCGGACTGCCCCGCCGACACCCACCCGGCCGCCGCGCAGCCCGTCGGGAAGCCGAGTCCGGCCCTCGCCGCCTAGCACGCCCGGACTGCGGCCCCCAGAAGGCCCCGCGCGCCGCCGCCTCTGAGGACCCGTAGCGGCACCGCGCAAAGCGTGCCGGGAAGCCGGGCCCGCCCCGCGCGCGGGATATTGGGAGCTACAATCCACGAGAGGCGGCGCCCTCCGCCCTCCGGTCTTCAGCCCGGCCCCTGGCCCCGCGGCATTTGGCCACGAATCTTAACGCACAGCCTCCTCCCGGGAAGCGACCATGCCCGCCCGCCCGCCTTGGACGGCCGGCTCTGCGGCACAAAAGCACTGGCAGCGCGCGCTGTCCAGCGGGTCGCGGTGTCCCGGTGCCCAGCCTTCTCTCAGCACCACCCTGCGGGGACGGCTGCGAGCCCGCGCGCGAGAGCCTGGCGCCCCAGGCAGCCCCGCCCACCCAGCCGCCGCCACCCGCGGGACGGGGCCCGGGGCGCCAACCCCCTGCCCAGGTCTCGCCCACGGCAGGCCCCTCCTGCCAACAGGAAGCAGGTCCAGAGACCCCCCCAACCCTGCCTCCTCGCCCTAGACCCCCTAAGGACACACGCCCAGGATCGGTGACAGGACCGACGGCAGACACACGGACGTTCAGGGCCAGCAGCATCCGCACCTTTATCCGCACTGtaggctgggctgggcagagcGCGCCTGGCCCCGGGGACACCACTGTATCACTATAAAACCCAGAGGAAACAAGGAACAAGTGCAAGTCCGGGGAGAGGGACCACTGTCACGCAGAGAGGTCACTGTTATCAAAACGCTCCTGGTCGTACACTTCAGCCACCACCTTGCGGCCAGCAAACCAGCGGCCATTGAGGGCCTGGATGGCCTTATGAGTCTCAGAGGCTATGGAAAACTCCACAAAGATCTTGACAATGATTTCTGCATCCTCCTCCTCGCCTTGTTTCTCTTGGTAGATGATGACGCGGTTCACGGCCCCGAACTTGCCACACTCCTCTGTCACCTCCCCTTCCAGGTCATCATCGATGTCCTTGGGGTCCACCATGTTGCGCAGAACCATCACTGTAGACTGTGGGGCAGGGCCGAGGGGAAGACAGCTGAGCACTGCGGCCCCGCCCCCCTACCCTCTCCCCCGCCACCACCCTGCCCCTCTGCCTACCTCCTGCTTGCGGAGCAGCTTCTGCATCACCATGTGTCGGGCGCTACTGCCCGAGATGCTCATGTGCTCCTGCTCGCTCAGCATCTCTGGCCGCTCTGACTCGGGAAAcagctcctcttcttccttctccttcttgggCTCCAGGAGACCCAGCGTTGGAGGGCTGGCCAGGATGGGGTTCACCACTCCCACCGAGGGGATGGTGACCGGGATAGGAGGACGGGCTGGGGTCACACCTGCAGGAAAACCAACCAGGTCCATCAGTCACTCCCTACCACCCCCCTTCCCAGAAAGGCACAGAGCTGGCCTGCCCTGGGCTCAGAGGGTTGTGCCCAGACCACCAGGGCCAGGCAGCTGAGGGCAGCGAGCCGAGAGATGCcaggacaggagaggagaggatcTGGTACCACTTAAGACTCACCTGTGATGACTCCAGGTGCCTGGGCAGCCATGACAGCCTGGGGCAAAGTGCCCAGGGGCTGGGCCAGGGTCAGTGCTGGGGACACCAGTCCAGGTGTGCCCAGGGTACCCAGCACCGCTGCTCCGGCCACTGCTTCCTGCAACCCAAAAGGTCACCGTGCTCAGTCCCTGGTCTGGCTACTCAAGACCACCTTGAATCAGTCTCCAAGGAATCAGGGGCCAGCCCGCCCACCCTCAAGCCGACAGCTGTGTGGGCCCTCACCTGAGCTGTGATCTTGGCAGTGGCTGCAGCAGCTGCCACAGCAGCGGCAGGTGGGAGGCCTCCAGGCGTGGCTGGTGTGAGTAGGGGCATGGGCGGTGTGACAGCCTTGCCCACCCGCAAGTACTGGCCACCCAGGTCAAAGAGGTTCATGGAAGACACAGCATCTTGGGACGACTGGGCCTTCTCGTACTCTGTGGGCAGGAGCAGCAGTGAGCAGGGCCAGCCCCAGCCTCAGGTGGCCCCcatcccgcctcagccaccccagctcACCAATGAAGCCGTAGCCCTTGTGCTTGCCAGTTGTGGGGTCCCGGGCCAGTGTGCAGGACTTGATCTTGCCAAAGGCCTCAAACACGCTCTTGATGTCATCGTCTGAGAGGTCCTGGTGCACAGAGGCCACGTAGATGCGGTTGAAGGCCCGTGCCTCCTCAGCCAACTGGTCTATGATGGGCTGGGCCTGCCCTATGTTGCTGGGTCTGCCCACCTGGGGAAGAGGCGGTGAGATGGAAAGACCGGTCAACCCAGGCCCGGCCACAAAAGGCTTCCGTGGAGGGGCAGCCCTGCACGCCTGCGGGATCGAGGCCTTGGCTCCCTGCCTCACCTTGATGTTCCTGCCCCCCAGCATCACCGAGTTCATCTGCTCCAAGGCCAGCTGTGCAGCTTCGGGGACCTCATACTCCACGAAGGCAAAGCCCTAGACACAGGGACACACCTGTCAGGCTGCGCGAGCCCAGGGGTGGGGGCGAGCCCGAAGTGGCCGGGGCGGACCAAGCCTGCTGACCTTGTGCTTCATGGTGACGGAGTCCCAGGACATGTCGATGCTCTTGATGGGGCCAAAGGGGGCAAAGGCCTGGCGGATGGTGTCCTCCCCCAGCTCATAGTAGATAGAGCCCACGTAGACGCGGCACATGATGGCCAGCGCCCGCTGCCGCTGAGCCGCCATCTGCAGCAGGACAGAGGGGAGAGAACCGCTGGCTCGTCAGGGGCGGCAGGAAGCTGGGCAGCCCACTCCCCTCCTGGcccacccacccagccctgcTGTGGGGAGGGCTCCCCACATGACAGGGAGGTGCGGGCTCCATCCCTGCAGTCATAGTGTGGGGGTCGCAGGACCCCGCCACCCAAAGAAGGAAGGCCAGGCCCAGCGGCAGGACAGGACGCACCCCAGCCCGCCAAGGTCCCAGGCAGACTGCGGCAGCAAAGCCGACAGATGGTCAGGAGGCAGGGCTGTGCGCCCTCCCACCCAGACCACCCCTCCAGTCTGGGGGCTGGGtatcccaggctgggctgggagaTCCTCCCACTGTCCCAGCCAAGGACCACGacagaagagggaaggaggaaccATCCAAGCTGGAGGGACCCACTGGTTTGGTGGCCAGAAGAGAGGAGGTCAGAAGACAGGGCAGCCACTGCCCAGAAGAGACCCCAGGGGAGGAGCTCAGGAGCCAGATGGGGGCTCCCTGAAGAGAGAACGAGGAGCAGCTGCTCATGCTGGGCCAACTCAGGTGGGGGCTCATGCTGTGCCTTCCCAGTGCCCTGCAACTCCTCACAAAGGAGCTGCCTGGAGCCTGTGCCCCCAGCCGAGAGAGCGGGCCCAGGCGAGACCACTGGCCTGGCCCCCGGGGGCACCATGAGGTAGCAGAGACCCTACGAGAAGCCCCCAGGCTCCTTAGAGCTGGTGACAGGCCTGGCCGGTCCAGGGCCTTGGCTGTGAGCTTGGCTATTGCGCTGAGGGACCTCCCCACACCCTCAGGGACGGGTTCTCGCCCCTGTCACCTCACAGGAGGCATGCCAGACAGGGGACTTCCAGAGCCACACGCAGTGGGCCACAGGGAGCCTGTGGGCCAGGGCAGGCAAAGCAGACAGCTGgagccaggccctgcccctcTCCACAAAAGGCCTTGTGGCCAGAGACCAGTTTCCCTCTTTAGACATCAGCTGGCCTAATGCAGGCCGAACCTCCCCATCCCGTGGAGAGGGGCCTGGAAGCATCTCTCCACATCAAGGGACTTCCCAAGGTGAGATATCTTCCTTCAAACCAGGCATTCCCTGAAAACGAGACTGTGTTCTCCTCACACTGGGCCCCCTGACAGACCTCAGGCTCCCCACTCAGAGCAAGACCCCCCCAAAGGTGGAATCACATCCCCCTCACTCAGCAGGCTCCCCAGACACGAGACCAGGCCTGTCCCTCAGGTCATGGTTCCCCCAAGACAGGGCCATGTCTCCTTTTCAGTGTGGGGCCCCACCCCCAGGCAGGCCAAGAGCTCTCTCCCTGACCAGACCCCCAGCCCGGGCTCCCATTCAGATGCTTCCCAGAGAGAACAAGGCGTGTGTTGCCCCATGGGAGCCACACACAGGGATGACCCCTCTGAACAGAGGCTCCCAGAGAAGGGTCCACATCTTCCCCTCAGGATCCCCGAGATGGGACCTGGCCTCCTCCTGAGCCTGcctctgggggaagggagggacacCTCCTTCCCACACTCCTCTGCCCACCACAGCCAAGGCCATAGCCATGGCCCCTGCCTCCTCCGCCCTGGCTGCGTGGCCTCTGCCCCTTGCTGACAGCCAGGCACAAGGCCCTGCTTGCCCTTCCCTTGCTCGCTtgggtccccccacccccaccccatccaaCCATCCTCCCTCCAGGGTCTGATGGGGCCATGAGTTAGGACCCCTCTCTCCTCAGGGGCCTGACCCCAACCCAAGAGCCAGGCAGCCTGGAGACTGACGGGGCTGGAGGCCGTGGGCACACCCCGTGCGTGCAGGTGGCGTGGGCGCAGACGGGCCTGGTGCTGGCAGCTACCCGCCCTGGCCGGCTGCCCTCCGCAGTTACCTGGCCGATTAGTTTTAAGGTGGGCCCTCAGAGCAGATGGAGGCCTCCCCAGGGGCGGTCCCGGGTGGGTGCCCACACCACtggccccaccacgcctggcgctCTGCTGCGCTCGTCCAGAGCTGGCGGGCAGGGCCGGCCAGGGGAGCAAGGTCCCCAGCACGTGGGCTGCACTGCCCCCCTCTAGCCCTGACTAAGGACATGAGCCCCGGAAGAAGTGAGCATTTCTATTGACCGATTGCAAAGGTGAGAGAGGATCTCCAAAGCCCATTGTCACTGCTGCCATCTGAAAGACAGTAAAGACAGAGTTCAGTCTGTTGGAGCCGAGCAGTCTCCCGCTCTCGTCAACACCTCACGCAGACAGCGGCAAGGCCCGGAGTCCCCGCCCTGCCAGGGAGGCCGCCTGCCTTCCCACACTGCCGGCCGCCAGCACCTGCCCAGGGGGGCCGCAGCGCCCCATGTGCCCCGCCCTGCAGCCTTGCAGCTGGGCCGGCTGGggcagaaaggaagggagggaggaagggagggagggaggagggcagtgGAGCACAGTGAATGGCCAGGACATCTCCTGGTAGCGTGAATGTCTGAGGGCTGGGCGGGGGGGCGTGAGGCTCGAGGCCCAGGAACCTGTCGGCCTCACACCGGCCTCTTCCCACGAAGGTATCGCAGCCTCCGGCCACAGGCCTGGAGCAGGGCCCCAAGGGAGGTGCCTCCAGACTGTCCCCTCAGTCCTGGGGCTGAGCCCAGGTGGTCTGGACTCACTGCAGGGGTGAGGGCCTGAGCAGTCTTATCCAGGCCACGGGGGCAGGGAGGCCCACGCCCTGCATGCTGCCACCATCGGCTGTGCACAGCTGGGGCAGGGAGCACGGGAGAGACCAGAGGCCACAGTGTGAAGACCAGGAAGGGGAAAAGGGTAGAGCTGCAGCCAAGCAGCCAAGAAAGGGGCTGCGGCGCTTTAGGGGCTCCAGCGAGCAACAGGTGGGAAAGGCTGGGCCACTCGTGCCTCAGAGAGGACCCCGGGGGTCCCGAGCATGAGTCTTTGAGAATCGGAGCACTGTAACAGCTTGCGGGGACGGCCGCAggcccaggaggaggaagagcgTGAAGAGGAGGAGATGGTGGCTGTGGTGGGGAGGGCGGTAGAGGCTCCGGCCGGGGCTCACCTGCAGGTTGgtgagctgctgctgctggtgcgCGATGGTCTGCTTCACCAGCACACTCTTGATGCTCTGCTCCATGGCGTACTTCTTGGCCTGAGAGAGGCGGCAGTGAGGAGCACTGGGGGCCCAGCCCATGGGAGACAGGCCTGCCCCGCAccccgcccctgcccctgcccccagttGACTGTCCCACACCTGCAGTGCCCTGGGAGGTCCATGCTCACCTTCTGAAGGGCCTCCTGCTGCTCGGGCGTCAGGGGAGGCAGCCCCAGCTTGGCGGCTGTGCTCTGCCCGTTCTCCATCTTGATGGAGTCTGTGCCCTGGTAAGGGAGCAGGGGAATCCATCAGCAGCAAGCTCAAGTTCTCCTTCACGTGGCCCCAGGAGGGCCACCCCTAGCACAGACTGTCCCCTGCCTGGCCTGTACTCAGGCCAGCCCTTCTGACATTGCTGTCCCCAGCCCAGGCCACTGTCTCCCCCGGGACCCATGGGGTAGAACacagactgaggcaggcaggtgcCCTGGAGGCCCTGGGCCAACCCGAGCAGTTGTGGGGCCCAGGCCACAGTGGCCTCCTCGGGAACCACCAAGATAAACAGCTGGAGGCAGAAAAGGGGTCCAGCCCCTTGTTGTCAGTCTGACCCCAGAGCTGCTATCACATGCCCGGCAGGAGAGCCAGCCTCAGCCGTCCTCCAAGGCAGGAGAAAAGGGCCACGGCTCTCTGGACGTTCTGGGACTCCTTGCTCCCAGGCTCCTCCAGGCTTCCTCACAGTCCCTGCCACAGACACAGGCTCAGCTTCCCTGGAGTTTCAAGGGGCCCACCCAAGGAGCTAATACAAGGGCCTCTCTCCCAACAGTGCTCCCCCCACCGTCCCCGCAGGCACTGTGCACACCTCCCAGAGAACACAGGCCTCTCTCGGGCCACACAAGCCCTGAAGAGGGCTCCAGCTCACTTCCACACACTCTTGCATGGGCTTTGCCTGGCCCACTGGGAGAAGCCAGGAGCAGACCCCACTGGCACCCTAGCCAGGTGGGCCTGGGGACCAAGAGGCCCTTGGGCAGTCACAGCCACTGCAGACCCAAGCTGATGCCAACCAGGATTATGTTTACGTCCCTCCTGTCAAAATCCATCTCTAAGCTTTTTGCAGAGGGAAGAACGCAGCTGTGTGAGCAGGGAGGCATGGCTAGCAGGCCCATCAGAGTGTGGGATGGGCAAACAGCATGCCTGCGCCTGTCCTCCAGCTCAGCAAGCACAAAGATCACTGGCCCACCAACCGGGCCCTCCGAGACTTCCAGACACAGCCTTGAGGGacagcagagaagagagaagggtCCCCAGCACAGAAGTGATGAGCAAGGACAGAGGGACACAGGAGGCAGGAAGGGACAGGCTGGCCCAAGCCCCAAGAACCCCCTCCTGCCTGCCAAGTGCTGGGATGCTGGCCCAGGC harbors:
- the PUF60 gene encoding poly(U)-binding-splicing factor PUF60 isoform a (isoform a is encoded by transcript variant 1; The RefSeq protein aligns at 98% coverage compared to this genomic sequence), which produces MATATIALQVNGQQGGGSEPAAAAAVVAAGDKWKPPQGTDSIKMENGQSTAAKLGLPPLTPEQQEALQKAKKYAMEQSIKSVLVKQTIAHQQQQLTNLQMAAVTMGFGDPLSPLQSMAAQRQRALAIMCRVYVGSIYYELGEDTIRQAFAPFGPIKSIDMSWDSVTMKHKGFAFVEYEVPEAAQLALEQMNSVMLGGRNIKVGRPSNIGQAQPIIDQLAEEARAFNRIYVASVHQDLSDDDIKSVFEAFGKIKSCTLARDPTTGKHKGYGFIEYEKAQSSQDAVSSMNLFDLGGQYLRVGKAVTPPMPLLTPATPGGLPPAAAVAAAAATAKITAQEAVAGAAVLGTLGTPGLVSPALTLAQPLGTLPQAVMAAQAPGVITGVTPARPPIPVTIPSVGVVNPILASPPTLGLLEPKKEKEEEELFPESERPEMLSEQEHMSISGSSARHMVMQKLLRKQESTVMVLRNMVDPKDIDDDLEGEVTEECGKFGAVNRVIIYQEKQGEEEDAEIIVKIFVEFSIASETHKAIQALNGRWFAGRKVVAEVYDQERFDNSDLSA